TGGACTGGCGCGTCCACGCTCCAGAACGCGTCCTCGACGACGCGCGTGACGATTTCCGCGTGCAGGCCGTAGGACAGCGGGCTCTCGTCGGCGACGACGAGACGCCCCGTCTTCCGGAGGCTCGCCGCGAGCGTGTCCGTGTCCAGCGGGTACAGCGACCGGGGGTCGATGACTTCCACGCTCGCGTCCACGTCGCGGGCCGCCGCCAGTGACTCGCCGAGCAGTCGCTGCGTGGCGACGACGGTAACGTCCTCACCCTCCTGTTCGACCGACGCCTCGCCGATGGGGACGGTGAAGTCGTCGTCCACCGGGACGGGGCCGTGGCGCTCGTAGATGGTCTTGTTCTCGAAGAAGACGACGGGGTCGTCAGAGCGCACCGCGGACTTCATCAGGCCCTTCGCGGCCGCTGGCGTGCCGGGCGCGACGGCCTTCACGCCCGGCAGGTGCGCGACGAGCGTGTGGACGGTGCCGGAGTGCTGGGCGGCCGCGTTCAGGCCCGCGCCCTCGATGGCGCGAATCGTCAGCGGCACCTCGCTCGCGCCGCCGAACATGTACCGCGTCTTCCCCGCCTGGTTCATCACCTGGTCGAAGCAGACGCCGACGAAGTCCGCGAAACTCAGATTCACCACCGGCCGCATCCCGGTCGCGGCCGCGCCGACGCCGGCGCCGACCTGTGCCGCCTCACTGATGGGCGTGTTCCGCACGCGGTCGAACCCGAACTCGTCGTGGAGGCCCGCCGTCACCTCGAAGGAACCGCCGTCCTCCTCGTCTTGGCCCATGATGAACACGTCGTCGTCGGCGAGCAGTTCCTCGCGGAGCGCCGTTCGGAGCGCCTCCCGGATGCTCGCCGTCTCCGTCTCGCGGTCCGCTGTCGTCGCGCTCACCGGCCGTCACCCCCGTCCCCGCCGTCGGTCCGCATGCGCTCCCTGAACGCCTCGACTTCGGGCGCCGGCTCCACGAACACGTCGTCGTAGGCGTCCTCGGGCGCCGGTTCGTCGGCGTTCCGCGCGAACTCCACGGCCTCGTCCATCGTCTCCGCCACGTCGGCCCGCATCGCCTCGAACTGGTCGTCGGTGAGTTCCCCGGCGGCCGCGAGTTCCTCCCGGTAGAGGTCGATTGGGTCGCGTTCCGCCTCCCACTCCTCGACCTCCTCCCGCGTCCGGTAGGGCTCCTCGTCGCCCTCGAAGTGGCCGCGGTAGCGGTACGTCTTCGCCTCCACGAACGTCGGGCCGTCGCCCGCGAGCGCTCGCTCTCGGGCCGCCGCGACCGTCTCGTACACCGCCGTCACGTCCTGCCCGTCCACGATTTCGCCGGGGATGCCGTAGCCGGCCGCCATCTCCGCGAGGTCCTCGACGTTGTGCTGCTCGTCGAAGGTCATGCCCTCCGAGTACTGGTTGTTCTCGACGACGAACACGACCGGGAGGTGCCACGTCGCGGCGAGGTTGATTGCTTCGTGGACCTGGCCGGCGGCGACGGAGCCGTCGCCACAGAAGACGGTGGCGACCCAGTCGGCGTCCGTGAGTTGGGCGGTGATGCCGGCGCCCGTGCCCAGCGGGACGCTCGCGCCGACGATTGGTTGGGCGCCGAGCATCCCGTTGTCGAGGTCGGCGACGTGCATCGACCCGCCGCGGCCGCCGCAGTAGCCCGCTTCCTTGCCGTAGAGTTCCGCGAGCAGGCGGTCGGGTTCGAGCCCTTTCGCGAGGCTGTGGCCGTGAGCGCGGTGCGTGCTCGTGATGTAGTCGTCGTCCGTGAGCGCGGTGCAGGCGCCCACGGCGACCGCCTCCTGTCCCTGGGAGAGGTGGACGAATCCGGGAATCTCGTTGTCCGCGAATCGGTCCCGGACGCGGTTCTCGAACTCGCGTACGAGGAGCATCCTCCGGAGGGCGTCGCGGCGCGCGGCCGGCGTGTCCAGTGTTTGTGCCATGATATCTAGTGACAATGGCTTGGGGCGCCCGACCAAAAGTGTTACTCAGCCGGAAATCGGCGTGTCAGTCCGAGAGCACCTTGCCGCGCGTCGAGAACATCCCGCCGTCGACGACGAGCGACGCCCCGGTCACGAAGTCCGCGAGGTCGCTGGCGAGGTAGACCGCGGCGTCCGCGATGTCCTCGGGCGTCCCCATCCGGCCGCGCGGGACGTTCGCCAAGAACGGGTTCTCCGCGGAGTCGCCCGCGCCCAAGTCCTCCCGCATCAGTTCGGTGTCCGTCGGCCCCGGGTGGATGGCGTTCACCCGGATGTCCATGTGACCGAGCGCGTCCGCCAGCGAGTACGTCATCAGGCGCACCGCGCCCTTCGACGCCGAGTACGTCACGTAGTCGCCGGTCCCCTCCAGGCCGGCGATGCTCGACATGTTGATGATGACGCCGCCGTCCTCCATCGCCCGCGCGGCGCGCTGCGCTCCGAAGAACACGCCCTTCGCGTTCACGTCCATCACCGCGTCGTACGCCGACTCGGTCACTTCGAGGACGTTCTCGACGTTCACCACGCCCGCGTTGTTCACCATCACGTCGACGCCGCCGAACTCGTCTGCCGCGGCGACGGCGTCCGTGAGGTCGTCGGGGTTCGTCACGTCGCACTCCACGAACGTCGCGTCCGCGTCCGTCGTCTCGGCGATTACCTCGTGGGTCGGCGGTTCGTCCTCGCGCGGCGTCTCGTCGAGGTCCGCCACCACCACGTCCGCGCCCTCCTCGGCGAACCGAACGGCGATTGCGCGCCCGATGCCGCTGGACGCGCCGGTGACGACGGCGACCCGGTCTGTGAGCAGCCCGTACATAGTACGACAACGAGTCACACGCCCACCCGCATAAGTGTGTTTCAGGCGTCAATCCGCGGGTTCGGTCGTCACGCCACGAGACTCGGGGCGTCCGCGAGATACTCGTCGAGCGTCGTCAGGAACTTCGCGGCGTCCGCGCCGTCCACGACGCGGTGGTCGAAGGAGAGACTGAACGTGACGTGCCGGCGGAACGCGATGCCGTTCTCGACCTGTACGGGGCGCTCCGTGACGCGATTCACGCCGAGAATCGCGACCTCCGGCGGGTTGATGACCGGCGTGAACGAGTCGCTCCCGAACACGCCCAGATTCGACACCGTGAACGTCCCGCCCGAGAGGTCGTCGCTCGTGTACTCGCCGTCCAGCACGCGGTCGGTCGCTCGCCCGCGGGCCGCCGACAGCTCCGCGGCGGACTTCGACCCTACGTCGGGCACGACGGGCGTCACGAGGCCGTCGTCGAGGTCAACGGCGACGCCGACGTTCTGCTCCTCGTAGAGCGTGTGCGTCTCCGTTTCCGCGTCGTACGTCGCGTTGAACGCGGGATGGTCGGCGAGCGTCTCGGAGACCGCGCGCAGGAACACGTCGGTCAGGGAGACGCCGGCGGCGTCCTTCGCGTCGAACGCCGGTTCCACGTCCACCTCGCGGTCGACGGTCACGTGGACGGCGTCGCGGTAACTCTCGCCGAGGCGCTCGGCGATAGTCGACCGCATCCGGGAGAGTTCGCGCTCCTCGCGGACGGTCCGCGTCGCGGCGCCGCCGGCGTCGGCCGCCGCGTCCAGCACGTCGTCGGACGTGATGCCTCCCTCGGGGCCGGTGCCGGTGACCGTCGCCAGGTCCACGCCGCGCTCGCGGGCCGTCTTCTTGGCCTTCGGCGTCGCCTTCACGTCGCCCGACGCCGTCCGGGAGTCGGTGTCGTCGTCCGCCACGCGCGAGACCGCCGACGCGGGGTCGTCCGCGCTCGCGTCCGGTGTCTCGCCGTCGTCGGGTTCGTCGGTCGCGTCGTCTGTCACGTCGGCGTCGAGTTCGGCTTCGAGGGCGGCGACGTCTTCGTCCGGCCCGGCGACGATTCCCATGGCCGAACCGGGCGGCGCCTCGTCGTTCACGTCGAGGTAAATGCCGCGCAGGACGCCGTCCTCGCGGGCCGCGACCTCCGCGACCGACTTCTCGGACTCGATTTCGGCGACCACGTCGCCCTCCTCGACTTCGTCGCCCTCGTCGGCGTGCCACGCGACGACTTCCCCGACCTCCATCTCGACGCCCAGTTTCGGCATCCGAACGATGTAGCCCATTGACACCACGAGTGTGTTACGCAATAACAAAAAGACTCGCAATACGGTGTCTCGTGGTACCAACGCACAAGGTTTTGTGGTGGGCGTCGTAGGCCCGCCATGCCACTCACCGACCTGCGCGTCCTCGACAGCGTCACTCAACTCGGCGGGGACGCCGACAGCGTCGTCGTCGCCGCCAGCCACGGCGGCGCGTACGCCGGCTACCTCGCCGCCGACGCGGGCGCCCGCGGCGTCGTCCTCAACGACGCCGGCGGCGGCAAAGGCGGCGCCGGCTACGGGGCACTCCCCGTCCTCGACCGGGTCGGCCTCGCTGCGGCGACAGTCGGCCACGACACCGCGCGCATCGGCGACGGCGTCGACTCGCTCCGGAACGGCGTCATCACGCACGTCAACGACGCCGCCGCCGACCTCGGCTGTCGCGTCGGCGACGACGCCATCGACTGCGCGACCGGACTCCGCGACGGCACGCCCCCGGACTCGGTTCCCGACCACGGCACCGCGCGCTACCGCCTCCGCGACGGCGACACGCCCGTCTGGGGGATGGACTCGCTGTCGCTAATTCGCCCCTCAGACGCCGACTGCGTCGTCGTCACGGGGAGCCACGGGGCTCGGCTCGCGGGCGAAACCGAGTCCTACGTGCGGACCGACGTGGCCGGCGCGGTGTTCAACGACGCGGGCGGCGGGAAAGACGGCGCGGGCACGAGTCGCCTCCCGATGCTCGCCGACTACGGCGTGCCGGCCGCGACGGTCGCGGCAGCGTCGGCGCGCATCGGCGACGGCCGCGAGACGTGGCAGGGGACGCTGAGCGCGGTGAACACGCCGGCGCGCGACCTCGGCGCGGCGCCCGGCGACGACTGCCCCGAGTTCGCGCGACTGGTCGCGGAGGCAGATTGAATAGCGCTCGGCGAGAGTGTGAGTCGTGTTCACACGCATTCACCACGTGGCGTTCCTCGTCGGCGACTTAGACGAAGCCAGCGCCGCGTTCGAATCCCAGTTCGGCGTCGAACAGCTCACGCGCCGCGAGATGACCGGCGACTTCGAGTTGGCGGTCGCCCTCTACCCGGTCGGCGAGTCGCTCGTCGAACTCATCACGCCCACCACCGACTCGGGGTGGGTGTACGAGACGTGGCGCGAACAAGGCGACGGCTTCTTCCACATCGCCTTCGAGGTCGACGACGTCCACGAGCGCATGGCCGAGTTACAGGCCGCCGGCGTCGCGTTCGACAGCGACGCCCCACAGGAAGGCCTCGACTGGCTCGTCGCCACGCTCGATGCCGACGCGAGCGTCGTCCCCATGCAGTTGGTCGAAGACGAGAAGACGATGGACGAACGAATCGCGGCGTTCAGAACGTCCGAGGGACGTACATCGTAATCTGGGGGACGTACGTGATGACGAGCAGCGCCGCGATGAGAATCACGTAGTACACCTTCGTCCGACTGAACACCCGAGCGACCGGGACGTCCGCGATGTCCGCGGAGAGGTAGACCGACAGCCCGAGCGGCGGCGTCAACAGCCCGAGCATCAGATTGAACACCATGATGACGCCGACGTGGACCGGGTCGACGCCGGCCTCGACGAGCGTCGGCGCGACGATGGGCGTCATCATCACGAGCGCCGCGATGGGGTCGAGGAACAGCCCGATGAACAGCAACACGAGGTTCACGAGCAACAACAACACGAGTTTGTTCTCGGAGATGGTGAACAGCGTCTGCGCGAACATCGTGTCGATGTTCTCGACGGACAGCACGAAACTGAAGACGCTCGCGGCCGCGAGGATGATGACGATGCTCCCGCTGGTCTTCGTCGTCTCGACGGCGGCCTTCCAGATGTACCCGAAGTCCACGATGCGGTAGACGAACGTGTTCACGAGCAGGATGTAGAACACGGTCACGCCCGCGGCTTCGGTCGGACTGAACACGCCGGCGAGCATCCCCGAGACGAGGACGACGGGCGTGAGCAACGCCGGGAGCGCGACCAGAAACGTCCGCCCGATGTCGCGCACCGACGCGCGCTTGTCGTTGCTCGGGAGGTCTTGGGTCTTCGCCACGTACACCGTCCCGAGCATCAGCGCCGCGACGGTCAGCAACGCCGGCAGCGCCCCCGCGAGCAGCAACGAGAGGACGGACACCTCGGCGATGATGCCGAAGATGATGAGCGGGATGCTCGGCGGGAAGATGGGGCCGACGGTCGCCGACGCGCTCGTCAGCGCTGCCGAGAAGTCGGCGTCGTAGTCGGCGTCCGTCATCGACTTGATGAGGACGCGACCGACGCCGCCGATGTCCGCGAGCGCGGACCCGGAGATGCCCGCGAAGATGAGGCTCGTGACGATGTTCACTTGCGCGAGGCCGCCGTCGTAGTGGCCGACGAGGCTGTCCGCGAAGTCGAATATCTTCTCCGTGATGTCGCCGTGGTTCATCAGCGACCCGACGTAGATGAACAGCGGGATGGCGAGGAACGTAAAGGAGTCGAGCGACCGCATCATGTTCGTCGCCGGGAATATCACCGGCTGGCCCTCGACGAAACTGTACCACAGGGCCGGGGCGAGCAGCGCCACCCAGACCGGCACCCGGAGGAGCGCGAGCAGGACGAACATCGCGATGACGACGACGCCGAGCATCCCCATCAGGCACGCACCTCCTTGACGTCGAGGTAGAGGCGGCGCACGTACACCAGGATGAGGAACCCGAGGCCGACGACGGGCGCGAGGTAGTACAGCGGAATCGGGATGTCGACGAGCGGCGCGGTGGAGTCACGGAACTGCTGCATCGCCTTCACCGACCCCCAGAACACGACCGCGGCGGCGAACAGACACACCAGCGTCACGAGGATGTCGTGGAGGGGCTTCCAGCGCTCCGGAATCCGCTGTGAGAGGTAGTCGATTTCGATGTGGCCGCCGTCGAGGGCGAGGCCGCCGACGACGAGGAACGCGAGCCACACCTCGAAGAACTGCGCGATTATCTGGAGGCCGCTGAACCCGAGGCCGAAGTTGCGCGACGCTACGCGAGCAATCATCAACCCGAGGATGAGCAGGAGCGAGAGGGCTGCCGTCGCGTAGAACGCACTCGCTACGCGGTCGAACGAGAGCCGGGACTCGGCCATCGTTAGGCTGGGTAGCCGTCCCCGTGCAGTTGCTCGATGGTGCCGATGAGGTCCGGGAACTGCGACCGGATGCGCGACCGGGCGGCGCTGCGGAACGCGTCCATTTCGAGGTCTTCGGGCGGCACGATGGTGAGGCCGTTGTCCCGCATGAAGGACTTGTGGCCTTCGAGGTTGCTCTCGAGGGTCTCGGTCGCCCGCGGCTGAATCTCGCGGACGCCGTCGTACAACACCTGCTGTTCGCTCTCCGAGAGGTCCTGGAAGACGCCCTCGTTCATGATGACGGCGAGCGGCGAGTGCATGTGGTTGGTCTCGAGGATGTAGTTCTGGTTCTCCCAGATGCCCGAGGACCGGATGATGTTGTAGGGGTTCTCCTGGCCCTGGATGCTCCCGGTGGCGAGCGCCTGTGGCACCTCCGAGAAGTCGATGTTCGTGGTCTGGGCGCCGAGCGCCTTGAGCGCCTCCGAGTACATCGCGATGGGCACTGCGCGCATCGTGTACTCGGAGAGTTCCTCGGGGTTGCGCGGCGGTTCGTTGTTCACGTTGAGCGTGACGCGCCGTGTCCCCTGGACGACCGCGCCGAGCGACCGGATGTCGGTCTCGGAGACGAGGTCGTCGATGACCTGCTGGGCGATTTCGGAGTCCTGCGGGTCGGTCTTCTCGTAGATGTCCTCGTAGGGGTTGTCCGGGTCGTAGAGGTACGGCGCGTCGAACACTTGCGCCGGCTGGTACTGGGTGCCCGTGAGCGCGTACGGGATGACGTACATGTCCAGAGAGCCCGAGGAGACGTTCTCGATGGACTCGATCTGGCCGCCGAGTTCGCTGTTCCGGTACGCGTCGATTTCGATGGAGCCGCCCGTCTCTTCGGAGACGTACTCGCCGAGCCACGCGGCCGCGTCGCCGTGTACGGAGCCTTCGGCCGCCGGGGAGTTCGCCCGCAGCGTGGTCGTTCCACCGCCGCCGAACAGGCCCATGCAGCCCGCGAGGACGCCGAGGCCGGTCGCCGCAGCGCCGGTCTGCAAGTAGGTTCGGCGGGAGATTCTACGCCCATTGTCACCATTTACCATGATACCTCTCCACGGGCGTATCACTATCAATGTTCGTATTGCAGATAGATTTGTTGACAGGTACCTGTCTGATTCCCCTGAAAAAACACCGCTACGGCTTGTATTTACGCCACTGCGACTCGAAACGGTCGATTCGCCGCATCGCGTCGCCCGTCACCCGACGAGCGCGACCAACGAGAACAGCGTCGCGACAGACGCCACCGTCGACGCGAACACGTTCAACGACGCGAACTCCGTGTCCCCGCCGAGTTCCCCCGCGAACACGAACGTCGAGACGGCCGTCGGCGTCCCGAGCATCACCACGCTCGCCGTCACCGTCGCCGCGTCCGACGCCAACCCACGGAACACCAACCACGCCAACACGGGCATGAACACGACCTTCAACGCGACCACCGTCCCGGTCGACCACGCGTCCACCGACGGCACGTCCACGTCCAGCGACGCGCCGACACACAGCAACGCCGTCGGCAACGCCAACGACCCGACAGCGTCGAGACCGCCAGCCACCCCCGCGGGCACGCCGACGTCCCCGGCGCCCACCAACAACCCGGCCAACAGGGAGAGCAACACCGGGTTCGCGACCAGTTGTGTCGCCTCCCGGCGCAACGGCACGTCCGCCTCGTTCACGCTCACGAACACCGCAATCGTCAACGGCACCTGCACAAGCGACACGACGCCGAGGACGACGCCCGCGACGGCGGTGACGCGCGCGTCGAACGTCGCCGCTATCAGCGGAAATCCGAGGTAGCCGACGTTCGAGTGATAGGACTGCACGATGGCGACGCTCCGCTCCGCACGCTCGCCGCGCCCCCGGTGGACCGCCCACGCGACGCCCGCCGTCGCCAACAACACGAACGAATGCCCCGCGAACAGCGCCGGCGTCACCAGCGACGCCACCGACTGGTCGTACGTCGACACGAAGATGAGCGCCGGCAACGCGACGTAGTACGCGAACGCGTTCAAGCGCTCGCTGCGCGTCTCGTCCAGCACGCCGACCGCCCGGAGCGCCGTCCCCGCCAACAGCAACGCGAGCAACCCGAGCAGTCGACCCACCAGTTCCATGCCCACAGCAGTCGACGCAGCGGTTTGCCTGTTCGGGTCGCTCCCATATTTTCCCCGTGGCGCCCGCCGACGGAGCGACCGGACGGCGTCGGTCAGCAGTCGAGCGCGTCGGCGAGTCCGTGCAGCGAGTCGACCGCGACGTCCGGGTCGCCGCCGAACGACGCCCACGGGCCGCCGCCGCCGCGGTTCACCCAGACGCCCTGCATCCCGGCGTGGGTCGCTCCCAACACGTCGAACCACCCCGCGGTGGCGTGCGCGATGGCCCGAATCGGCGTGCCGGTTCGGCCCGCGGCGTGCTGGTAGAGCGCGGCGTCGGGCTTGAACACGCGAATCTCGTCGGCGCTAATCGCGTCTTCGAGCAGGTCGCCGATGCCCGCGTGCTCGACCATCGACGCGAGCATCTCCGGGTCGCCGTTCGAGACGACGTAGCAGTCGTAGCCGCCGTCGCGGAGGCGTTCGATGGCGTCGCGGACGTCGTCGAACACGTCGAGTTCGTGGTAGACGGCGAGAATGTCGTCGCGCTCGTCGGACGAGCAGTCGACATCGTGAGCGTCCAGCGCGTACTGGAGCGCCGCCCGGTTCACCTCGTAGAACGGCCGGTACGCGTCGACGTGGTTCGCGACGAACGTGTACGCAAGCGACTGCGACCGCCACAACTGCGACACCGGCTCCGGGTCCGGGACGCGGTCCGCGAGCGCGGCTTCCGCCGCGTCGACGTCCACGAGCGTGCTGTACGAGTCGAACGTCACCGTCTGCACGCGGTCCGCGTCGAGTGGCATGCGACGACACACGGCGGGCGACACCTTAGTTGTCGGCCCACGCCGGGACGTGATGCCAAGCCGTCGACACACAGCGACCGCGAGAGAAGAGTTCGAGGTGGAGTTACAGCTTGACTGCTTCCTTGTCCTCGAGGGACTCGGGGACGTTGACCCAGTAGGTGGTCTTCGAGCCGTACTGCGTCGTGACCGTCAGCTGGACTTCCTCGCCGGCCTTCAGTCCGTCCGTGGTAATATTGCTCGCGGCCATGACGACCTTGATGCGGTCGGACTGGTCGACGAGCACGTCGGGGTTCTCGCCCTTGATGGACTCGGTGGTGAACTCCGTGTCGTTCGCGGCGGAGCTGTCGTAGGTGAGGGTGGTGGCGGTGTCCGGGCCGATCCACTGAATCGTACTCTTCGAGAGGTTGATGTTGTCGGCGCCCGCGGCCTGCCGCACCGTCAGATTCGCGAAGTCGACGTTTCCGGAGGCGTTGACGTTGCCGTAGGCGGAGACGACGTTGATGCGGTTGGAGACCTGTGCAGAGGCTTCCTCGCCAGTCGCTTGACCTTTGGACTGGAGGAAGCCGGCCGTGTTGATGAGAACGCCTGCGGCGATCGCGGCGACCAGGACCATCGCGATGAACACGATGAGCGTCCCGATCCCCACCTGACCGCGCTCGTCTTCGTCGTTGATGAACTCGAACATTAGTTTGGTAGATTCGCCCGCCTGACTCCACGGGGCGTACTGTACCGGGAACGGTCGGGGTATATAAGCCTACGGCGCAGTTATTACCCGTGAAAATGCCGCGCCCGTTCGGCGTCGGTGCGGCGGGCCGAGTTCGCGAGCAGGAAGGACGAATTCAGGAGTGCGAGCGTAAGAACAACCCCCGGCGCCGTCGCACTGTATCGGAATCCCAACTACTTTGTATCGACTGCCGCTGAGGGGCTACCGGGAGCAGTTGTCCGAGGACCGATGTCAGACGGCACCCCACCCTGTCCCTGACTTCCTCTCGCTCCCTCCGAGGCGGTCCCTCCCCGTACCGCCTCGGGCACGCATCGTTTCTGTCGTCGGCTCGGTAGCGTGACAGCGGTCGCTACGGCCAGAGGCCGCGGGCTTCCTTCGCGCGCCCGATTCGTTCGAGCGCGACGACGTACGCGGCGTCCCGCCAGCGCAGGTCTCGCTCGTCGACTACCGACCGCACCGCGTCCCACGCCGACAGCATCTCGGATTCGAGTTCCTCGCGGACGCGCTCGCCGGACCACTTCCGGCGGTTGATGTCCTGGAGCCACTCGAAGTACGAGACGGTGACGCCGCCCGCGTTCGCGAGGATGTCCGGAATCACCGGAATCCCGCGCTCCGCGAGCATCTCGTCGGCGCGCGACGTGGTCGGGCCGTTCGCACCCTCGACGACGATGTCGGCCTGCACGCTGTCGGCGTTGGCTTCGGTGAGGACGTTCCCGATGGCGGCGGGCACGA
The nucleotide sequence above comes from Halobacterium litoreum. Encoded proteins:
- a CDS encoding thiamine pyrophosphate-dependent dehydrogenase E1 component subunit alpha gives rise to the protein MAQTLDTPAARRDALRRMLLVREFENRVRDRFADNEIPGFVHLSQGQEAVAVGACTALTDDDYITSTHRAHGHSLAKGLEPDRLLAELYGKEAGYCGGRGGSMHVADLDNGMLGAQPIVGASVPLGTGAGITAQLTDADWVATVFCGDGSVAAGQVHEAINLAATWHLPVVFVVENNQYSEGMTFDEQHNVEDLAEMAAGYGIPGEIVDGQDVTAVYETVAAARERALAGDGPTFVEAKTYRYRGHFEGDEEPYRTREEVEEWEAERDPIDLYREELAAAGELTDDQFEAMRADVAETMDEAVEFARNADEPAPEDAYDDVFVEPAPEVEAFRERMRTDGGDGGDGR
- a CDS encoding alpha-ketoacid dehydrogenase subunit beta; translated protein: MSATTADRETETASIREALRTALREELLADDDVFIMGQDEEDGGSFEVTAGLHDEFGFDRVRNTPISEAAQVGAGVGAAATGMRPVVNLSFADFVGVCFDQVMNQAGKTRYMFGGASEVPLTIRAIEGAGLNAAAQHSGTVHTLVAHLPGVKAVAPGTPAAAKGLMKSAVRSDDPVVFFENKTIYERHGPVPVDDDFTVPIGEASVEQEGEDVTVVATQRLLGESLAAARDVDASVEVIDPRSLYPLDTDTLAASLRKTGRLVVADESPLSYGLHAEIVTRVVEDAFWSVDAPVQRVGVPDTPIPFSPSQEDEVVPDADDVRRAIERTF
- a CDS encoding AEC family transporter; translated protein: MELVGRLLGLLALLLAGTALRAVGVLDETRSERLNAFAYYVALPALIFVSTYDQSVASLVTPALFAGHSFVLLATAGVAWAVHRGRGERAERSVAIVQSYHSNVGYLGFPLIAATFDARVTAVAGVVLGVVSLVQVPLTIAVFVSVNEADVPLRREATQLVANPVLLSLLAGLLVGAGDVGVPAGVAGGLDAVGSLALPTALLCVGASLDVDVPSVDAWSTGTVVALKVVFMPVLAWLVFRGLASDAATVTASVVMLGTPTAVSTFVFAGELGGDTEFASLNVFASTVASVATLFSLVALVG
- a CDS encoding TRAP transporter small permease — encoded protein: MAESRLSFDRVASAFYATAALSLLLILGLMIARVASRNFGLGFSGLQIIAQFFEVWLAFLVVGGLALDGGHIEIDYLSQRIPERWKPLHDILVTLVCLFAAAVVFWGSVKAMQQFRDSTAPLVDIPIPLYYLAPVVGLGFLILVYVRRLYLDVKEVRA
- a CDS encoding VOC family protein — translated: MFTRIHHVAFLVGDLDEASAAFESQFGVEQLTRREMTGDFELAVALYPVGESLVELITPTTDSGWVYETWREQGDGFFHIAFEVDDVHERMAELQAAGVAFDSDAPQEGLDWLVATLDADASVVPMQLVEDEKTMDERIAAFRTSEGRTS
- a CDS encoding TRAP transporter large permease, yielding MGMLGVVVIAMFVLLALLRVPVWVALLAPALWYSFVEGQPVIFPATNMMRSLDSFTFLAIPLFIYVGSLMNHGDITEKIFDFADSLVGHYDGGLAQVNIVTSLIFAGISGSALADIGGVGRVLIKSMTDADYDADFSAALTSASATVGPIFPPSIPLIIFGIIAEVSVLSLLLAGALPALLTVAALMLGTVYVAKTQDLPSNDKRASVRDIGRTFLVALPALLTPVVLVSGMLAGVFSPTEAAGVTVFYILLVNTFVYRIVDFGYIWKAAVETTKTSGSIVIILAAASVFSFVLSVENIDTMFAQTLFTISENKLVLLLLVNLVLLFIGLFLDPIAALVMMTPIVAPTLVEAGVDPVHVGVIMVFNLMLGLLTPPLGLSVYLSADIADVPVARVFSRTKVYYVILIAALLVITYVPQITMYVPRTF
- a CDS encoding SDR family oxidoreductase, with amino-acid sequence MYGLLTDRVAVVTGASSGIGRAIAVRFAEEGADVVVADLDETPREDEPPTHEVIAETTDADATFVECDVTNPDDLTDAVAAADEFGGVDVMVNNAGVVNVENVLEVTESAYDAVMDVNAKGVFFGAQRAARAMEDGGVIINMSSIAGLEGTGDYVTYSASKGAVRLMTYSLADALGHMDIRVNAIHPGPTDTELMREDLGAGDSAENPFLANVPRGRMGTPEDIADAAVYLASDLADFVTGASLVVDGGMFSTRGKVLSD
- a CDS encoding archaellin/type IV pilin N-terminal domain-containing protein, whose amino-acid sequence is MFEFINDEDERGQVGIGTLIVFIAMVLVAAIAAGVLINTAGFLQSKGQATGEEASAQVSNRINVVSAYGNVNASGNVDFANLTVRQAAGADNINLSKSTIQWIGPDTATTLTYDSSAANDTEFTTESIKGENPDVLVDQSDRIKVVMAASNITTDGLKAGEEVQLTVTTQYGSKTTYWVNVPESLEDKEAVKL
- a CDS encoding TRAP transporter substrate-binding protein; its protein translation is MQTGAAATGLGVLAGCMGLFGGGGTTTLRANSPAAEGSVHGDAAAWLGEYVSEETGGSIEIDAYRNSELGGQIESIENVSSGSLDMYVIPYALTGTQYQPAQVFDAPYLYDPDNPYEDIYEKTDPQDSEIAQQVIDDLVSETDIRSLGAVVQGTRRVTLNVNNEPPRNPEELSEYTMRAVPIAMYSEALKALGAQTTNIDFSEVPQALATGSIQGQENPYNIIRSSGIWENQNYILETNHMHSPLAVIMNEGVFQDLSESEQQVLYDGVREIQPRATETLESNLEGHKSFMRDNGLTIVPPEDLEMDAFRSAARSRIRSQFPDLIGTIEQLHGDGYPA
- a CDS encoding dihydrolipoamide acetyltransferase family protein, encoding MGYIVRMPKLGVEMEVGEVVAWHADEGDEVEEGDVVAEIESEKSVAEVAAREDGVLRGIYLDVNDEAPPGSAMGIVAGPDEDVAALEAELDADVTDDATDEPDDGETPDASADDPASAVSRVADDDTDSRTASGDVKATPKAKKTARERGVDLATVTGTGPEGGITSDDVLDAAADAGGAATRTVREERELSRMRSTIAERLGESYRDAVHVTVDREVDVEPAFDAKDAAGVSLTDVFLRAVSETLADHPAFNATYDAETETHTLYEEQNVGVAVDLDDGLVTPVVPDVGSKSAAELSAARGRATDRVLDGEYTSDDLSGGTFTVSNLGVFGSDSFTPVINPPEVAILGVNRVTERPVQVENGIAFRRHVTFSLSFDHRVVDGADAAKFLTTLDEYLADAPSLVA
- a CDS encoding haloacid dehalogenase type II, yielding MPLDADRVQTVTFDSYSTLVDVDAAEAALADRVPDPEPVSQLWRSQSLAYTFVANHVDAYRPFYEVNRAALQYALDAHDVDCSSDERDDILAVYHELDVFDDVRDAIERLRDGGYDCYVVSNGDPEMLASMVEHAGIGDLLEDAISADEIRVFKPDAALYQHAAGRTGTPIRAIAHATAGWFDVLGATHAGMQGVWVNRGGGGPWASFGGDPDVAVDSLHGLADALDC